A section of the Rummeliibacillus pycnus genome encodes:
- the ahrC gene encoding transcriptional regulator AhrC/ArgR, with product MNKSQRHIRIRDMIANNEIETQDDLVDMLKEAGYHVTQATISRDIKELHLIKVPLQDGRYKYSLPADQRFNPIQKLHRALADAFVSIDGTSHMLVMKTLPGNAHAIGSLLDHLDWEEILGTICGDDTILIICREESERDVIKNRLLEML from the coding sequence TTGAATAAAAGCCAACGACATATAAGAATTCGTGACATGATTGCAAATAATGAAATAGAAACACAAGATGATTTAGTCGATATGTTAAAAGAGGCAGGATATCATGTAACACAAGCTACTATTTCGCGTGATATTAAAGAACTGCATCTTATTAAAGTACCACTTCAAGATGGTCGATATAAATATAGCTTACCAGCAGATCAACGTTTCAATCCAATCCAAAAACTACATCGTGCATTAGCAGATGCCTTTGTATCAATAGATGGGACAAGTCATATGCTTGTCATGAAAACCTTACCAGGTAATGCGCATGCTATTGGTTCTTTGCTCGATCATTTGGATTGGGAGGAGATTCTCGGAACAATATGTGGAGATGATACTATCCTTATTATTTGTCGTGAAGAGTCAGAAAGAGATGTAATCAAAAACCGATTACTTGAAATGCTGTAA
- the recN gene encoding DNA repair protein RecN: MLKELSIKNFAIIEELTVDFQEGLTVLTGETGAGKSIIIDAVQLLAGGRGSQEFIRHGAKKAELEGLFTLNQDSHPAYNKCAEAGIDIEEGMIILRRDLNDNGKSVCRVNGKLVPLSLLREIGATLIDIHGQHESQELMDDKHHISLLDQFAGADLEPIKERYLMQFDEYKTLKKELAAISVNEQQVAQKIDLYQFQIKEIDACKFQPNEEEDLTEERRRLMNFNKIFECSNSAHEAILGESKGLDWIGRAMEDLEDVATVDESFKEYSDAVSNAFYNLQEAAFGIKNILDDLEFNPERLNEVEHRLALIQSMKRKYGPTLKDILEYRAKIGEELESLLNRDENIQKNEQQLIELQKKLQITANELTTVRKKVGIKLSDAIMQQLRELYMEKAEFSVHFEALPEEQFDHNGLDRIVFYIATNVGEPPKPLTKIASGGELSRVMLALKTIFSTTNGITSIIFDEVDTGVSGRVAQAIAEKIAAISIHSQVLCISHLPQVAAMADHHYHIQKQEDTNRTFTSLTEIFGNDRIDEISRIMSGAEVTELTFRHAKELIEIADERKKAMV, encoded by the coding sequence TTGTTAAAAGAGCTATCTATCAAGAATTTTGCAATTATAGAGGAGCTAACGGTTGATTTCCAAGAAGGATTAACTGTATTAACAGGGGAAACTGGTGCAGGGAAATCAATTATTATCGATGCTGTTCAATTGTTAGCAGGTGGACGTGGTTCTCAAGAATTTATTAGACATGGTGCAAAAAAGGCTGAGTTAGAAGGTCTCTTTACTTTAAATCAGGATAGCCATCCAGCATACAACAAATGTGCAGAGGCAGGAATTGATATTGAAGAAGGGATGATCATTCTACGTCGTGACTTAAACGATAATGGTAAAAGTGTTTGTCGCGTCAATGGAAAACTTGTTCCGTTATCATTACTTCGTGAGATTGGAGCTACTTTAATTGATATTCATGGACAACATGAAAGCCAAGAGTTGATGGATGATAAGCATCATATCTCGCTGCTCGATCAATTTGCGGGAGCAGACTTAGAGCCTATTAAAGAACGATATTTGATGCAATTTGATGAATACAAAACATTAAAAAAAGAACTTGCGGCAATCTCTGTCAATGAACAGCAAGTTGCTCAAAAAATTGACCTTTATCAATTTCAAATAAAAGAAATTGATGCATGTAAATTTCAACCCAACGAGGAAGAAGATTTAACGGAAGAACGACGTCGGTTAATGAATTTTAACAAAATTTTTGAGTGTTCGAACTCAGCTCATGAAGCCATTCTAGGAGAGTCTAAAGGACTTGATTGGATTGGACGAGCAATGGAAGATTTAGAAGATGTTGCAACAGTTGATGAGAGCTTTAAAGAGTATTCGGATGCAGTATCAAACGCCTTTTATAATCTGCAAGAAGCAGCATTTGGTATAAAAAACATACTCGATGATTTAGAATTCAATCCAGAAAGATTGAACGAAGTAGAACATCGTTTAGCACTAATACAGTCAATGAAACGCAAATACGGTCCTACGTTAAAAGATATTTTAGAATATCGCGCAAAAATTGGTGAAGAATTGGAATCCTTATTAAATAGGGATGAAAATATTCAAAAAAATGAACAGCAATTAATTGAACTTCAAAAGAAACTTCAAATTACAGCAAACGAACTGACTACGGTTCGTAAAAAAGTAGGCATCAAACTATCTGATGCTATTATGCAACAATTACGCGAATTATATATGGAAAAAGCGGAATTTAGCGTTCATTTTGAAGCTTTACCAGAAGAGCAATTTGACCATAATGGCTTGGACAGAATTGTATTTTATATTGCTACCAATGTTGGTGAACCACCGAAACCACTTACCAAAATTGCATCAGGTGGGGAACTTTCCCGTGTTATGCTTGCGTTGAAAACAATTTTCTCAACAACAAATGGTATTACATCTATCATTTTCGATGAAGTGGATACTGGCGTAAGTGGAAGAGTTGCACAAGCAATTGCAGAAAAAATTGCCGCAATCTCCATACATTCTCAAGTATTATGTATTTCTCATTTACCTCAAGTTGCAGCAATGGCAGATCATCATTATCATATACAAAAACAAGAAGATACAAATCGAACATTTACTTCTTTAACTGAAATATTTGGTAATGATCGCATCGACGAAATCAGTCGTATTATGTCGGGCGCTGAAGTTACAGAATTAACATTCAGACATGCAAAAGAATTGATCGAAATTGCAGATGAACGGAAAAAGGCAATGGTTTAA